The following are from one region of the Fusarium verticillioides 7600 chromosome 1, whole genome shotgun sequence genome:
- a CDS encoding ubiquinone biosynthesis monooxygenase Coq6 codes for MLNRKSVLGKPGFVCRSCVRQYQYQLRRASTSTQDNIYDVVCVGGGPAGLSLLTALRANPLTAGLRVALIEAQDLSKTKSFSLPLTQFSNRCSSLTPASAQYLDKIGAWRHLQRERVQGYQEMQVWDGVTGARIEFDWPPSTTGDKTIAYMAENLNLTSGLLKRLQELGGVDVFDKTKVESIDLGKETEDLDLSDWPVVQLSSGQSLAARLLVGADGANSPVRTFAGINSRGWDYGRHGVVATLELEGEGWGGQFNKIAYQRFLPTGPVAMLPMPGKYATLVWSTAPEKAALLKSLSLKDFIAMVNAAFRLSPVDIGFMHTQENNQVEELSWRLQHTHVDAESLPQTVVGVQEGSIASFPLKMRHADTYTGERVALVGDAAHTIHPLAGQGLNQGQGDVQSLAKTIEYAVSHGQDLGTQLSLEPYNNERYAANHVIINVCDKLHKLYSAESGPLVPLRSVGLRAVNALGPLKNFFMEQASGTGTKLL; via the exons ATGCTGAATCGGAAATCTGTGCTGGGAAAGCCCGGCTTCGTCTGTCGGAGCTGTGTACGACAATATCAGTATCAGCTGCGCCGGGCTTCCACTTCAACACAGGATAATATCTATGATGTTGTATGTGTTGGCGGTGGGCCAGCAGGTCTGAGCTTGCTGACAGCTCTTC GGGCCAATCCTCTAACGGCTGGTCTCCGCGTTGCCCTCATCGAAGCCCAGGACCTTTCCAAAACCAAGTCGTTCTCACTCCCTTTGACCCAGTTCTCCAACCGGTGTAGTTCTCTTACCCCTGCGTCGGCTCAATATCTCGACAAAATCGGTGCATGGCGACATTTACAGCGTGAACGTGTGCAGGGCTACCAGGAGATGCAGGTTTGGGATGGAGTGACAGGTGCCCGTATAGAGTTCGACTGGCCACCCAGTACGACCGGGGACAAGACGATTGCCTACATGGCTGAAAATCTGAACTTGACATCCGGCCTGCTCAAGAGATTGCAAGAACTCGGCGGAGTGGACGTCTTTGACAAGACGAAAGTGGAGAGTATTGATCTGGGCAAGGAGACCGAAGACTTGGATCTGAGTGATTGGCCAGTCGTGCAGCTCTCAAGTGGCCAGTCATTAGCAGCACGACTTCTTGTTGGCGCAGATGGGGCAAACAGTCCAGTACGCACATTCGCCGGTATCAACAGCCGCGGATGGGACTATGGTAGACACGGCGTTGTGGCAACCCTCGAGCTCGAAGGCGAGGGCTGGGGCGGCCAATTCAACAAGATTGCGTACCAGCGATTCTTGCCTACGGGCCCAGTTGCAATGCTCCCTATGCCTGGAAAATACGCTACGTTGGTCTGGTCTACTGCACCTGAGAAGGCGGCTTTGCTCAAGAGTCTGAGCCTCAAAGACTTCATCGCTATGGTCAACGCCGCCTTCCGTTTGAGTCCCGTCGACATTGGTTTCATGCATACACAGGAGAACAACCAGGTGGAGGAACTATCTTGGCGCTTGCAGCACACTCATGTTGACGCGGAGTCTCTTCCACAGACCGTTGTTGGAGTTCAGGAGGGGAGCATCGCTTCTTTCCCTCTGAAGATGCGTCATGCCGACACATACACTGGCGAACGCGTCGCACTTGTCGGCGATGCGGCGCACACTATTCACCCCTTGGCTGGTCAAGGCTTGAACCAGGGTCAAGGGGATGTCCAGAGCCTAGCCAAAACGATTGAGTATGCTGTCTCCCATGGTCAGGACCTTGGCACTCAGCTGTCTCTCGAACCATACAACAACGAGCGCTATGCCGCCAACCATGTCATTATTAACGTTTGTGATAAGCTTCATAAACTCTACTCTGCCGAGAGTGGTCCTCTTGTGCCGCTTCGTTCAGTTGGTCTTCGGGCTGTCAATGCTCTCGGCCCCCTGAAGAATTTCTTTATGGAGCAGGCTTCTGGGACTGGTACTAAGCTTTTGTAG
- a CDS encoding ATP synthase subunit 4, mitochondrial produces the protein MASRLARSAVGAPFLRPVLARRAAPTISVAAARYNSNVPAEDPKKKAQSIIDALPGNSLLSKSAILSSAAGLSIYAISSEYYVMNEETIIAISLLSVWGALIKYGGPAYREWAETQNNKIKNILNSARADHTEAVKGRIEDVKQMGSVVEITKNLFEVSKETAKLEAEAFELEQKTALAAEAKTVLDSWVRYEGQVKQRQQKELAQSVIAKVQKELENPKVLQQILQQSVADVEKIVASKAQ, from the exons ATGGCGTCACGCTTGGCACGAAGCGCCGTCG GCGCTCCCTTCCTTCGACCCGTCCTCGCCCGCCGAGCTGCCCCTACCATCTCTGTTGCCGCCGCGCGATACAACAGCAATGTTCCCGCCGAGgaccccaagaagaaggcccagaGCATCATTGACGCTCTTCCCGGTAACAGTCTGCTCAGCAAGAGTGCCATCCTGAGCTCTGCCGCTGGTCTTTCCATCTACGCCATCTCCAGCGAGTACTACGTCATGAACGAGGagaccatcatcgccatctcgCTTCTCTCAGTCTGGGGTGCCTTGATCAAGTACGGTGGCCCTGCCTACAGGGAGTGGGCTGAGACgcagaacaacaagatcaagaacatcctcaacagcgcCCGTGCCGACCACACCGAGGCCGTCAAGGGCCGCATCGAGGACGTCAAGCAGATGGGCAGCGTCGTTgagatcaccaagaacctttTCGAGGTTTCCAAG GAGACCgccaagcttgaagctgaagccttCGAGTTGGAGCAGAAgactgctcttgctgctgaggccaagaccGTCCTTGACTCCTGGGTCCGATACGAAGGCCAGGTCAAGCAGCGACAGCAGAAGGAGCTCGCTCAGTCCGTTATCGCAAAGGtccagaaggagcttgagaaccCCAAGGTCCTTCAGCAGATCCTCCAGCAGAgtgttgctgatgttgaga AGATCGTTGCCTCCAAGGCCCAATAG
- a CDS encoding NADH-ubiquinone oxidoreductase 49 kDa subunit, mitochondrial encodes MASLRFASRGAKSLCMRPATFAARPFSTTCLRKYAAAVEPVGTRLIPVDEDFSSAQDAYGLSKPRKAGTRKSRENSVQDRKVRHYTVNFGPQHPAAHGVLRLILELNGEEIVRADPHVGLLHRGTEKLIEYKTYLQALPYFDRLDYVSMMTNEQCFSLAVEKLLNVEIPERAKFIRTLFGEITRILNHLMSVLSHAMDVGALTPFLWGFEEREKLMEFYERVSGARLHAAYVRPGGVHQDIPVGLLDDIYQWATQFGDRIDETEEMLTDNRIWIERLRGVGVVPATEALNLSFTGVMLRGSGVPFDVRKNQPYDAYDQVEFDVPVGTNGDCYDRYLCRMEEFRQSLRIIHQCLNKMPAGPVRVEDYKVSPPPRSAMKENMEALIHHFLLYTKGYAVPPGETYSAIEAPKGEMGVYVVSDGSERPYRCHIRAPGFAHLGGFDHVSKGHLLADAVAVIGTMDLVFGEVDR; translated from the exons ATGGCTTCCCTCCGATTCGCCAGCCGAGGCGCCAAGAGCCTGTGCATGCGGCCAGCAACATTCGCTGCCCGCCCTTTCTCGACGACCTGCCTGCGAAAGTATGCCGCCGCTGTCGAGCCCGTCGGCACCAGACTCATCCCCGTTGACGAGGACTTCTCATCCGCCCAAGATGCCTACGGCCTCTCCAAGCCCCGAAAAGCCGGTACCCGAAAGTCGCGCGAGAACTCCGTCCAGGACCGAAAGGTTCGACACTATACCGTCAACTTTGGTCCTCAGCATCCCGCTGCCCACGGCGTGTTGCGTTTGATTCTCGAGCTCAatggtgaagagattgtCCGAGCGGACCCCCACGTCGGTCTGCTGCACCGAGGTACTGAGAAATTGATCGAGTACAAAACTTATCTCCAAGCTCTGCCTTACTTTGATCGACTTGATTACGTCTCTATGATGACCAACGAGCAATGTTTTTcccttgctgttgagaagcttctcaacgtcGAAATCCCTGAGCGAGCCAAGTTTATCCGAACTCTGTTTGGCGAGATCACTCGTATTCTTAACCATTTGATGTCTGTTCTCTCACACGCTATGGATGTTGGTGCTTTGACACCTTTCCTGTGGGGTTTCGAAGAGCGTGAGAAGCTCATG GAATTCTACGAGCGTGTTTCCGGCGCCCGTCTCCACGCTGCCTACGTTCGACCCGGTGGTGTTCATCAGGACATCCCCGTTGGCCTTCTCGACGATATTTACCAGTGGGCTACCCAATTCGGCGACCGAATCGACGAGACCGAGGAGATGTTGACTGATAACCGTATCTGGATTGAGCGATTGAggggtgttggtgttgttccCGCCACTGAGGCCCTGAACCTATCCTTCACTGGTGTGATGCTTCGAGGTTCTGGTGTTCCTTTCGATGTCCGAAAGAACCAGCCATATGATGCCTACGACCAGGTTGAGTTCGACGTTCCCGTTGGAACCAATGGTGACTGCTACGATCGATACCTCTGCCGAATGGAGGAGTTCCGACAGTCTCTCCGCATTATTCACCAGTGCCTCAACAAGATGCCCGCAGGTCCCGTCCGTGTTGAGGATTACAAGgtctctcctcctcctcgatccGCCATGAAGGAGAACATGGAGGCACTTATCCACCACTTCTTGCTTTACACTAAAGGCTACGCTGTTCCTCCTGGTGAGACCTACTCTGCCATCGAGGCCCCTAAGGGTGAGATGGGTGTGTACGTCGTTTCTGATGGTAGCGAGCGACCATACCGATGCCACATTCGTGCTCCTGGTTTTGCCCACTTGGGTGGCTTCGATCACGTCTCCAAGGGTCACTTGCTGGCTGATGCTGTCGCGGTCATTGGTACTATGGATCTGGTGTTCG GTGAGGTCGATAGGTGA